A genome region from Prochlorococcus marinus CUG1417 includes the following:
- a CDS encoding GNAT family N-acetyltransferase, which produces MKEISLIKHAKGALGLRIFGLGPNLKPTNGLIKLQKLLDTNAFWAKHRTINDLKKCLANSDVVISLWVGNEIVGFGRALTDGIYRGVLWDIVIDQNHQGKGFGTLILKNLLSSKKIKNTKKLYLMTTNKKLFYSKFDFKEVSSQNLLIREI; this is translated from the coding sequence ATGAAAGAAATATCTTTAATCAAACATGCCAAAGGAGCTTTAGGGTTAAGGATTTTTGGATTAGGTCCTAATCTTAAACCAACAAATGGATTAATTAAGCTACAAAAATTGCTAGATACCAATGCTTTCTGGGCAAAGCATAGAACAATCAATGATCTAAAAAAATGTCTTGCTAACAGTGATGTAGTAATAAGTCTTTGGGTTGGTAACGAAATAGTTGGTTTTGGTAGGGCTTTAACCGATGGGATTTACCGCGGAGTGCTTTGGGATATTGTTATAGATCAAAATCACCAAGGCAAAGGTTTTGGCACATTAATTTTAAAAAATCTTTTATCTTCTAAAAAAATTAAAAATACAAAAAAATTATATTTAATGACAACAAATAAAAAATTGTTTTATTCTAAATTTGATTTTAAAGAAGTTTCTTCTCAAAATTTATTGATTCGTGAAATATAA